In Dyadobacter sp. NIV53, a single window of DNA contains:
- a CDS encoding sigma 54-interacting response regulator codes for MRNKILIVEDEFVVANALRLAVQQAGYRVTDIVASAGEADESLEKQKPDIVLLDIRLNGKRSGIDFARKLRAENIAFIYLSANSSQKILEEAKTTEPYGFLVKPFREKDLLVTLDIAWYRHTHSLETKLRQEELLQKQLEEINTETSDAEQKLLRIGRLIQPYIPFDLIISGSRPRDAAQFNDIGYLRIGFDEYQFIGGKELTTIAGLKQNALSEVVEINSGNTDAAIYHDEIPKQNPGVLSLQKILFDSFQLQSYLVFPVVLSNGLSVQYSFYSRQRDIYSKNHIALLNRLKTYLGDVAETKIGYNVSPALSEGEPDFDNKNKSGKVNYPGFQSIIGNHPLLLAALDLTTQVAPYNTSVLILGESGTGKEKVAQSIHSLSPRKNGPFIRVNCAAIPATLIESELFGHEKGAFTGAIEKRKGKFEQADNGTIFLDEIGELPLELQVKLLRVLQEKEIEIVGSSSHRKVNVRIVAATNRNLEQEVAKGTFRLDLYYRLNVFPITLPPLRDRKSDIEALTLFFASKYCNEFNKTFIGIATSMMEEMHAYDWPGNIRELENVLEQSVILNDGKSRLELKRSLIPAAELSGKVNIETLEDVKQVQRETEREYIISILKKVNGRIRGVDGAAELLNIKPTTLESKMAKLGIKKEYFINSTGNS; via the coding sequence ATGCGTAACAAAATACTGATTGTAGAGGATGAATTTGTTGTAGCCAATGCGCTTCGTTTGGCAGTACAGCAGGCTGGTTATAGGGTGACTGATATTGTGGCTTCGGCGGGGGAAGCCGATGAGAGTCTGGAAAAACAAAAACCAGATATTGTACTGCTGGATATTCGTTTAAACGGAAAAAGATCGGGTATCGACTTTGCAAGGAAACTGAGGGCTGAAAATATTGCTTTTATTTATTTATCTGCGAACTCAAGCCAAAAAATTCTCGAAGAAGCCAAGACAACCGAACCGTATGGATTTCTTGTCAAACCATTCAGGGAAAAGGATTTGCTCGTTACGCTGGATATTGCCTGGTACCGTCACACACACAGCCTTGAGACAAAATTACGGCAGGAAGAACTTTTGCAAAAACAGTTAGAAGAAATAAACACAGAAACGTCTGATGCTGAACAAAAGTTACTGAGGATTGGCCGTTTGATCCAGCCTTACATACCATTTGATCTTATTATTTCAGGATCCCGGCCGCGTGATGCTGCTCAATTTAATGATATTGGTTATTTACGCATCGGGTTTGATGAATACCAGTTTATTGGTGGAAAGGAATTGACGACCATTGCAGGTTTAAAACAAAATGCGCTTTCCGAAGTAGTTGAAATAAATAGTGGAAATACTGATGCGGCCATTTATCATGATGAAATCCCAAAACAAAATCCGGGCGTCCTTTCACTTCAAAAAATATTGTTTGATTCTTTTCAATTACAGTCATACCTGGTATTTCCTGTTGTTCTAAGCAATGGCTTGTCGGTTCAATATTCTTTTTACAGCCGTCAGCGTGATATTTATTCCAAAAATCATATTGCGTTACTGAACCGTTTGAAAACGTATCTGGGCGACGTAGCAGAAACGAAGATTGGGTACAATGTGTCGCCGGCTTTATCAGAAGGCGAGCCGGATTTTGACAATAAAAACAAAAGTGGAAAGGTGAATTATCCGGGATTCCAAAGCATTATAGGAAACCATCCTCTTTTGCTGGCTGCCCTGGATCTTACGACGCAGGTAGCACCTTATAACACTTCGGTTTTAATACTCGGTGAAAGTGGCACCGGAAAAGAGAAAGTTGCTCAATCCATTCACTCGCTTTCACCCAGGAAAAACGGCCCGTTCATCAGGGTGAATTGTGCTGCAATTCCGGCCACATTAATAGAATCTGAGTTATTCGGTCACGAAAAGGGCGCATTTACGGGTGCCATTGAAAAAAGAAAGGGAAAATTTGAGCAGGCTGATAACGGGACCATTTTTTTGGATGAGATAGGAGAGTTGCCACTCGAATTGCAGGTCAAACTGTTACGTGTTTTGCAGGAAAAGGAAATTGAAATTGTTGGCAGCAGTTCTCACAGGAAAGTGAATGTACGCATTGTGGCCGCCACAAACCGAAACCTGGAACAGGAAGTAGCGAAGGGAACATTCAGGCTGGATCTCTATTATCGCCTCAACGTTTTTCCCATTACATTGCCGCCTTTGCGGGACAGAAAAAGTGATATTGAAGCTCTGACCTTGTTCTTTGCAAGTAAATATTGCAATGAGTTCAACAAAACGTTTATCGGTATTGCAACATCCATGATGGAAGAAATGCATGCTTATGACTGGCCGGGAAATATTCGTGAACTCGAGAATGTTCTGGAGCAGTCTGTTATTCTTAACGATGGGAAATCCAGATTGGAATTAAAGCGAAGCCTTATCCCGGCGGCAGAATTATCCGGTAAAGTAAATATTGAAACGCTCGAAGATGTGAAGCAGGTTCAGCGGGAAACGGAAAGAGAATATATCATTTCCATTCTTAAAAAAGTGAATGGCCGTATTCGTGGTGTAGATGGCGCTGCGGAACTACTGAATATCAAACCAACCACCCTGGAATCAAAAATGGCTAAGTTGGGAATCAAAAAAGAATATTTTATCAATTCGACGGGAAACTCTTAG
- a CDS encoding alpha/beta hydrolase translates to MEPKEKYTTSIFRNNNEQNVFYRKWMTNSKPKGIVLIVHGLNSHGGYYQNFAIQLNENDYEVYAFDLRGRGQSDGERYYISDYNDIISDIDLLMNIAKSPYPTVPVFLFGHSAGGVFASVYTVKYQSKLKGLISESFAFQLPAPDFALASIKFLSFIIPHTRLVRLKNEDFSRDKTIVEKINNDPLLAKEKQPAKTMQQLLLAAEYLKTEMPEIKLPLLILHGTGDRAAKPSGSEYFMEHASSEDKQLKLYEGHYHDLLNDKYNGIVIRDILRWLNERV, encoded by the coding sequence ATGGAGCCAAAGGAAAAATATACGACATCAATTTTCAGGAACAATAATGAGCAGAATGTTTTTTATAGGAAATGGATGACCAACAGCAAACCAAAAGGTATTGTGCTAATCGTTCACGGACTAAATTCCCATGGCGGATATTATCAAAACTTTGCCATACAACTCAACGAAAACGACTATGAAGTTTATGCATTTGACCTTCGTGGCCGCGGACAGTCGGATGGTGAACGGTACTACATTTCGGACTATAATGATATTATTTCAGACATAGATCTGTTAATGAATATTGCAAAATCCCCATATCCGACTGTGCCTGTGTTTTTATTTGGCCATAGTGCCGGTGGCGTATTTGCATCAGTTTACACAGTGAAGTATCAGTCTAAACTGAAAGGGCTGATTTCTGAAAGTTTTGCGTTTCAACTTCCTGCGCCTGATTTTGCCCTGGCCAGTATAAAGTTCCTTAGTTTTATCATTCCACATACGCGGCTGGTCAGGTTGAAGAATGAGGATTTTTCCAGAGACAAAACTATTGTGGAAAAGATAAACAATGACCCCTTGCTTGCAAAAGAAAAGCAGCCGGCCAAAACAATGCAGCAGCTATTACTTGCCGCTGAATATTTGAAAACGGAAATGCCTGAAATTAAACTTCCACTTCTTATACTTCATGGTACCGGAGATAGGGCTGCCAAACCCAGCGGAAGCGAATACTTTATGGAACATGCATCTTCGGAGGATAAGCAACTGAAATTATATGAAGGGCACTATCATGATCTGCTAAACGACAAATACAATGGGATCGTAATCAGGGACATTCTGCGCTGGCTAAACGAAAGGGTATGA
- a CDS encoding histidine kinase dimerization/phosphoacceptor domain -containing protein: MQYNKIRINSLPAIIIILLVTPLFSFSQKMWADQSELLLQLRKSKADTNRVHILLKLGQYYMLREYYLYKTGNPRTQLDSASLFAEQALHFSQALKYENGKNEAILLKGDVLIRKHEIRSALNLLGTMHDSTRFRLLIILSRHYLFHTDRSKTDLDSSLFFLEQANKIQPAQLSAKWQPERIHVKAMYGFIAEGLQQSKKLYLEMIDEISAPGNEEMEALLWHELSTLIPLREKTGITRLYCLEKMHSLYKKSGNQEREAWALKTIADIHLVHGKLDLAESELLDALDLYKAIGYQDLHYIYDLLAVTYRNKGDFSKCIFYGLKAIESTEATNDSTSATTFYRRLAIMYRELGQPDKSVEWYSKMLNNRIFQDGDNVYKFRDAGFFARELIKIKREKEALAYILDINAKNKPIGIYAEASLVGSLAYCYRAMKQERQAEKYYLELIKLAGQLQKDSEITTEVYYEIGQYFIDKLQYGKALAYLQKALNASENTNSISLTKDIHLMLYRADSGLKNWPSATKHLLMHKLLSDSIFNETKNWQIQELQVQFETAKKQKDIELLNSQNQLQRIRVEEVNRTKNITLAAVVLLLIIIGLLLNRYLIKQRSNRKLEANQKELDQKNIFLETLNAEQDILLKEKEWLIKEVHHRVKNNLQMVTSLLYSQSLYLQDDAAVLAIKDSLRRMQTMSLIHQKLYQDDNISKISMPGYINDLMGYLHESFDTDNRITFEQTIEDLDLDVSQAIPLGLIITESIVNAIKYAFLNGERGVVDINLQRDGPDHLLLKISDNGIGLPAELDIMQQNSMGLVLMQGLTRQLKGSFTIESNQGVHIVVRFISLNK; encoded by the coding sequence ATGCAGTACAATAAAATAAGGATCAATAGTTTACCTGCCATCATTATTATTTTGTTGGTTACTCCACTATTTTCTTTCTCTCAAAAGATGTGGGCCGATCAATCGGAATTATTATTACAACTTAGAAAGAGCAAAGCAGATACAAATCGCGTGCACATTTTACTAAAGCTGGGCCAATATTATATGCTCAGGGAGTATTACCTATATAAAACAGGTAACCCCAGGACACAGCTCGACAGCGCTTCCTTGTTCGCAGAGCAGGCCCTTCACTTTAGTCAGGCATTAAAATATGAAAATGGAAAAAATGAGGCAATTTTATTAAAAGGAGATGTCCTGATCAGGAAACATGAAATACGGTCTGCTCTTAATCTGTTAGGCACAATGCACGATTCGACGCGTTTTCGTTTACTGATCATATTGAGCAGGCATTATCTGTTTCATACCGACAGGTCCAAAACAGATTTGGACAGCTCTCTGTTTTTTCTAGAGCAGGCAAATAAAATACAGCCTGCTCAGTTATCAGCAAAATGGCAACCGGAACGTATACACGTTAAAGCAATGTATGGCTTCATAGCCGAAGGTTTGCAGCAAAGTAAAAAGCTATACCTGGAAATGATAGATGAAATAAGTGCTCCTGGTAATGAAGAAATGGAAGCACTTTTGTGGCACGAACTTTCAACACTAATCCCATTACGTGAGAAAACGGGAATAACCAGGTTGTATTGTTTAGAAAAAATGCATTCGCTATACAAAAAAAGCGGAAATCAGGAGAGAGAAGCATGGGCTTTAAAAACTATTGCAGACATACATTTGGTGCATGGTAAGCTGGATCTTGCTGAATCAGAATTATTGGATGCACTTGATCTTTATAAAGCGATCGGCTATCAGGATCTGCACTATATTTATGACCTGCTGGCAGTTACCTACCGCAACAAAGGTGATTTTAGTAAGTGTATTTTTTATGGGTTAAAGGCAATAGAAAGCACGGAAGCTACAAATGATTCTACTTCGGCTACTACTTTTTACCGCCGCCTTGCAATTATGTACCGGGAATTAGGGCAGCCGGACAAAAGTGTGGAGTGGTATTCGAAAATGCTCAACAACCGGATATTTCAGGATGGCGACAACGTTTATAAATTCAGGGATGCGGGTTTTTTTGCAAGGGAACTCATAAAAATAAAAAGAGAGAAGGAAGCACTGGCCTATATTCTTGATATTAATGCTAAAAATAAACCGATCGGCATATACGCAGAAGCATCTCTTGTTGGTTCTTTGGCTTACTGTTACCGGGCTATGAAGCAGGAGCGGCAGGCGGAAAAATATTACCTTGAATTGATAAAGCTGGCCGGACAGCTGCAAAAAGACAGTGAAATAACCACTGAAGTCTATTACGAGATCGGGCAGTATTTCATCGATAAGCTTCAATACGGGAAAGCGCTGGCCTATCTGCAAAAAGCACTGAACGCTTCTGAAAATACCAATTCAATTTCTTTAACCAAAGATATTCACCTGATGCTTTACAGGGCGGATTCTGGGTTGAAGAACTGGCCATCCGCTACAAAACATTTACTAATGCACAAACTGTTAAGCGATTCTATCTTCAATGAAACCAAAAACTGGCAGATACAAGAATTACAGGTTCAATTCGAAACTGCTAAAAAACAAAAGGATATTGAATTGCTTAACAGCCAGAACCAGTTGCAGCGCATCAGGGTTGAGGAAGTTAACAGAACAAAAAATATTACCCTGGCTGCTGTTGTTCTCTTACTAATTATTATCGGGCTATTGCTGAACCGTTACCTTATAAAACAAAGAAGTAACCGAAAACTAGAGGCTAACCAGAAGGAGCTTGACCAAAAAAATATCTTTTTAGAAACGCTGAATGCAGAGCAGGATATATTGCTCAAAGAAAAAGAATGGTTGATCAAAGAAGTGCATCATCGGGTCAAGAATAACCTTCAGATGGTAACCAGCCTGCTTTATTCCCAATCCCTCTATCTTCAGGACGATGCGGCGGTCCTGGCAATAAAGGATAGCCTGCGGAGAATGCAGACGATGTCGCTGATCCATCAGAAGCTTTACCAGGATGACAATATTTCAAAAATTTCCATGCCTGGATATATCAATGACCTGATGGGTTACCTGCATGAGAGCTTTGATACAGACAACCGTATCACTTTTGAACAAACTATTGAGGACCTGGATCTTGATGTATCGCAGGCAATTCCGCTGGGATTGATCATTACCGAAAGTATTGTCAATGCCATTAAGTATGCGTTTTTGAATGGGGAGAGAGGGGTTGTGGACATAAATTTGCAGCGTGACGGGCCTGATCATCTATTGCTCAAAATATCGGACAATGGTATCGGCTTGCCGGCAGAGCTCGACATCATGCAGCAAAACTCCATGGGGCTCGTTCTGATGCAGGGGCTTACCAGGCAATTAAAAGGGAGTTTTACTATTGAAAGTAATCAGGGCGTACATATAGTTGTCAGGTTTATCAGTTTAAATAAATGA